In Nocardioides faecalis, the following proteins share a genomic window:
- a CDS encoding AzlD domain-containing protein yields MIWWAVLGAGLGCYLLKLAGLSVPPAVLAHPVVSRVADLVPVALLAALVTVQVLAAPEGGALALDARVAALAFAVGLLWLRAPFLVVVFGSAAFAALLRLL; encoded by the coding sequence GTGATCTGGTGGGCGGTGCTCGGCGCCGGGCTCGGCTGCTACCTGCTCAAGCTGGCGGGGCTGTCCGTGCCACCGGCGGTGCTGGCGCACCCGGTGGTCTCCCGGGTTGCGGACCTCGTGCCGGTCGCACTGCTCGCGGCGTTGGTCACGGTGCAGGTGCTGGCCGCACCCGAGGGCGGGGCGCTGGCCCTGGACGCGCGGGTGGCGGCACTGGCCTTCGCTGTGGGCCTGCTGTGGCTGCGGGCGCCGTTCCTGGTGGTCGTGTTCGGCTCGGCCGCCTTCGCGGCCCTGCTGCGCCTGCTCTGA
- the dapB gene encoding 4-hydroxy-tetrahydrodipicolinate reductase, which yields MAENASSGRLRVGVLGARGKVGAEVVKAVCDADDLDFTVGVDQGDPITSLSESGTSVVVDFTHPDVVMDNLRYCIENGIHAVVGTTGFDEARLDTLRGWLAEHPGTGVLIAPNFSIGAILMMRFSAIAAPFFESVEVVELHHPTKADAPSGTARRTAELIAAARREAGSPPIPDATSTGLEGARGADVDGIRVHGLRIRGLVAHQEVVLGGLGETLTIRHDSLDRVSFTPGVLTGVRRIADFPGLTVGLETFLDLD from the coding sequence GTGGCTGAGAACGCATCGTCGGGCCGTCTCCGGGTGGGGGTGCTCGGCGCCCGTGGCAAGGTCGGCGCCGAGGTCGTCAAGGCCGTCTGCGACGCCGACGACCTCGACTTCACCGTCGGTGTCGACCAGGGCGACCCGATCACCTCGCTGAGCGAGTCCGGCACCTCCGTGGTGGTCGACTTCACCCACCCCGACGTGGTGATGGACAACCTGCGCTACTGCATCGAGAACGGCATCCACGCGGTCGTCGGCACCACCGGCTTCGACGAGGCGCGGCTGGACACGCTGCGCGGCTGGCTCGCCGAGCACCCCGGCACCGGCGTGCTGATCGCGCCCAACTTCTCGATCGGCGCGATCCTGATGATGCGCTTCTCCGCGATCGCGGCACCGTTCTTCGAGTCCGTCGAGGTCGTCGAGCTGCACCACCCGACCAAGGCCGACGCCCCGAGCGGTACGGCGCGTCGTACTGCCGAGCTCATCGCGGCCGCGCGTCGCGAGGCCGGCAGCCCGCCGATCCCGGACGCCACCTCCACCGGGCTCGAGGGAGCCCGCGGCGCCGACGTCGACGGCATCCGCGTGCACGGTCTGCGCATCCGCGGCCTCGTGGCGCACCAGGAGGTCGTGCTCGGCGGGCTGGGGGAGACCCTCACGATTCGCCACGACTCCCTGGACCGCGTCTCCTTCACCCCCGGCGTGCTCACCGGGGTGCGCCGGATCGCAGACTTCCCTGGCCTCACCGTCGGCCTCGAGACGTTCCTCGACCTCGACTGA
- a CDS encoding class I SAM-dependent methyltransferase, with protein MVNKIPARIRWAVDFMDVQPNDHVLEVGCGNGAAADLICRRLEGRGKMFAIDRSEAGVDRTKARCAEHLEAGKLTVRQIDLATLRVPVKRLTKVFAFDVNLFWVRDAHEEIALLHERLMPGGSVNLFFDTSRPEQVPEILEKASAQLRDGGFRVYIVDSKNPPVIGIIGRR; from the coding sequence ATGGTGAACAAGATCCCGGCCCGGATCCGGTGGGCGGTGGATTTCATGGACGTCCAGCCCAACGACCACGTGCTCGAGGTGGGGTGCGGAAACGGAGCTGCCGCCGACCTCATCTGTCGACGCCTCGAGGGTCGCGGGAAGATGTTCGCCATCGACCGCTCCGAGGCCGGGGTGGACCGCACGAAGGCCCGCTGCGCCGAGCACCTCGAGGCCGGCAAGCTGACCGTGCGCCAGATCGACCTCGCCACCCTGCGGGTGCCGGTCAAGCGGCTCACCAAGGTCTTCGCGTTCGACGTGAACCTGTTCTGGGTCCGCGACGCGCACGAGGAGATCGCGCTGCTGCACGAGCGGTTGATGCCGGGCGGCTCGGTGAACCTCTTCTTCGACACCAGCCGGCCCGAGCAGGTCCCCGAGATCCTGGAGAAGGCGTCCGCGCAGCTGCGTGACGGCGGGTTCCGGGTCTACATCGTGGACTCCAAGAACCCTCCGGTCATCGGCATCATCGGCCGCCGCTGA